Proteins encoded within one genomic window of Calderihabitans maritimus:
- the cysC gene encoding adenylyl-sulfate kinase, whose amino-acid sequence MQEAKGFTLWFTGLSGAGKSTLAHLVAEELRRRGRKVEILDGDEVRENLSKGLGFSKEDRDTNILRIGYVARLLARNGVIAIAAAISPYRETREKVREANGDFVEVFVKCPLEECIRRDVKGLYQKALKGEIQQFTGISDPYEEPLNPEIVVETDRQEPEESAVLIISYLEEHGYLEPADRIQEGRNG is encoded by the coding sequence GTGCAGGAAGCAAAGGGTTTTACTTTGTGGTTTACCGGCCTTTCGGGGGCTGGGAAGTCAACGCTGGCCCACTTGGTGGCGGAGGAACTGAGGCGAAGGGGAAGGAAGGTGGAAATTCTCGACGGTGATGAGGTGAGGGAAAATCTAAGCAAGGGGCTGGGTTTCAGCAAAGAAGACCGGGATACCAATATTCTTAGAATTGGATATGTAGCCCGGCTGCTGGCCCGTAACGGGGTGATAGCCATTGCGGCGGCGATTTCTCCGTACCGGGAAACCAGAGAAAAGGTCCGGGAAGCCAACGGGGACTTCGTAGAGGTGTTCGTCAAGTGCCCTCTCGAAGAGTGTATCCGGCGAGATGTAAAAGGGTTGTATCAAAAAGCCCTGAAGGGAGAAATCCAACAATTTACCGGTATATCTGATCCCTACGAAGAGCCCTTAAATCCCGAGATCGTGGTAGAAACAGACCGGCAGGAACCGGAAGAAAGCGCCGTTTTGATAATAAGCTATCTGGAGGAACATGGCTATCTGGAGCCCGCCGACAGGATACAGGAGGGACGGAACGGTTGA
- a CDS encoding adenylyl-sulfate reductase subunit alpha, giving the protein MKRGQVKVERITADILIIGGGTAGCMAAVAAWETNPDCRVVVMEKAHIERSGCLAAGINALNAYLNPGETPESFLEYVRRESYGVVRDDLVLSMAVRLKDIVKKLEKWGLPIPRDEHGNYLARGRRSIHVYGERIKPLLARAVARSGALVLNRTVATDYIVMDGRVMGAFGFNVRTGDFYVVAAQKVICTTGGAAGIYLPCHPLSAPHRTWYSPFNTGTGYAMGIRAGAEMTSLEARFIALRVKDTLAPTGTVAQGLPIPQVNSRGEKYLEPLKGCTTAMRLWATMEEIQGGRGPCFLDTRVLSPGQSRKLKEAYLNMTPAMVLYWANRGTEPQEAPLEVSGTEPYIVGGHGLAGYWVDERRRTTLPGLYAAGDAAGGAPKKYASGSMVEGHIAGSDAAHSLNRGGPPDIPEELVRSKLEEIYAPFKKNQGVSAVELETALQEVMDYYAGGIGRGYGTSEKLLATAREKVAELKKQVTEMSAEDSHDLMRVWEVRDKLDLAAAVIEHLLYRRETRWPCYQVRWDYPFRDDRRWLVFVNSIYDAEEERFNMLERPVGGKAYAGGRKLGFM; this is encoded by the coding sequence TTGAAAAGAGGGCAGGTGAAAGTAGAAAGGATAACCGCGGACATCCTGATAATTGGCGGAGGAACTGCCGGTTGTATGGCTGCTGTGGCGGCCTGGGAAACAAACCCGGACTGCCGGGTGGTAGTTATGGAAAAAGCCCATATCGAAAGGAGCGGCTGTCTGGCGGCGGGGATAAACGCCTTGAACGCCTATCTTAATCCTGGAGAAACCCCGGAAAGTTTTCTCGAATATGTCCGGCGGGAGAGCTATGGCGTAGTACGGGATGACCTGGTATTGAGCATGGCGGTGAGGTTGAAGGATATAGTAAAAAAGTTGGAAAAGTGGGGGCTTCCTATACCAAGGGATGAACATGGTAATTACCTCGCCCGGGGTCGCCGTAGCATCCATGTATACGGGGAAAGGATAAAACCGCTTCTTGCCCGGGCAGTGGCCCGGTCGGGGGCCCTGGTATTGAACCGGACGGTGGCCACCGACTATATCGTCATGGATGGTCGGGTGATGGGGGCGTTTGGTTTTAACGTTCGTACCGGGGACTTTTATGTAGTAGCGGCGCAGAAGGTAATCTGCACTACGGGAGGAGCGGCGGGAATTTATCTTCCCTGCCATCCCTTAAGTGCTCCCCACCGGACATGGTACTCTCCTTTTAATACAGGTACGGGCTATGCCATGGGGATTAGGGCGGGGGCGGAAATGACCAGTTTGGAGGCACGGTTTATTGCCCTACGGGTGAAAGATACTCTAGCTCCGACGGGAACAGTAGCGCAGGGACTGCCCATCCCTCAGGTCAACAGCCGGGGTGAAAAATATTTGGAGCCGCTGAAGGGGTGTACGACGGCGATGCGACTTTGGGCCACCATGGAAGAAATTCAGGGAGGCAGGGGGCCCTGCTTTCTGGATACTCGGGTTCTGTCACCGGGGCAGAGCCGGAAGTTGAAAGAAGCTTATCTAAACATGACCCCGGCCATGGTGTTGTATTGGGCTAACCGGGGGACAGAGCCCCAGGAAGCGCCGTTGGAGGTGAGCGGTACTGAACCTTATATTGTAGGGGGGCACGGTCTGGCGGGTTACTGGGTGGATGAACGCAGGCGGACCACTTTACCCGGTCTCTACGCAGCAGGAGATGCTGCCGGTGGCGCACCTAAAAAATATGCCAGCGGGTCTATGGTAGAAGGTCATATAGCCGGCAGCGATGCAGCCCATTCTTTAAATCGGGGTGGGCCGCCGGATATACCCGAAGAATTGGTCCGGAGCAAATTAGAGGAGATATATGCCCCTTTTAAAAAGAACCAAGGAGTTTCTGCTGTTGAGTTGGAGACGGCGCTGCAGGAAGTTATGGACTACTACGCTGGGGGTATCGGCAGGGGTTACGGGACCAGTGAAAAACTGCTTGCGACCGCCCGGGAGAAGGTGGCTGAACTGAAAAAACAGGTAACAGAAATGTCCGCAGAGGATAGCCATGACCTGATGAGGGTATGGGAGGTCAGGGACAAACTGGATTTGGCCGCGGCGGTGATAGAGCATCTTTTGTACCGCCGGGAGACGCGCTGGCCCTGTTATCAAGTCCGCTGGGATTATCCCTTTCGGGATGACCGGCGCTGGCTGGTTTTTGTAAATTCAATATATGATGCGGAAGAGGAAAGGTTTAATATGCTGGAAAGACCGGTAGGGGGGAAGGCGTATGCCGGTGGACGTAAACTTGGCTTTATGTAA
- a CDS encoding 4Fe-4S dicluster domain-containing protein produces the protein MPVDVNLALCNGCPGASEPPCMRVCPGDLLYRGENGIRLRDPRRCWDCAACIKVCPREALAMYLPVSLGGRGARLKARALAGQTRWRCIYPDGKEEVFELPAVKQE, from the coding sequence ATGCCGGTGGACGTAAACTTGGCTTTATGTAACGGCTGTCCTGGAGCTTCGGAACCTCCGTGCATGCGGGTATGCCCGGGTGACTTGCTGTATCGGGGGGAAAATGGGATACGCCTGAGAGACCCGCGGCGGTGTTGGGATTGTGCCGCCTGCATCAAGGTATGCCCAAGGGAAGCTCTGGCTATGTACCTGCCGGTTTCGCTGGGAGGACGGGGAGCCCGGCTGAAAGCCCGGGCTTTGGCCGGACAGACCAGGTGGCGCTGTATTTATCCTGACGGGAAAGAGGAAGTTTTTGAACTGCCGGCTGTGAAGCAAGAATAG
- a CDS encoding response regulator transcription factor, with product MGETVLVVDDEENIVELVSFNLESAGYQVLKAYDGREALEKALECKPDLIVLDVMLPELDGFEVCRRLRARLNIPILMLTARKEEIDRVLGLEIGADDYLTKPFSPRELVARVKAILRRSNWTNKETRQLKVGYLELEPEKHRVTVKGIPVNLTLKEFELLELLARNPGRVFSREELLEKVWGYDYPGETRTIDVHIRHLRQKIEENPSQPRYILTVRGVGYKFEEPLEC from the coding sequence ATGGGTGAAACTGTGCTGGTAGTGGATGACGAAGAAAATATTGTGGAACTGGTTTCTTTCAACTTAGAAAGTGCAGGTTATCAAGTGCTGAAAGCTTATGATGGAAGGGAAGCTCTGGAGAAGGCGTTGGAATGCAAGCCGGACTTGATAGTGCTCGACGTAATGCTTCCTGAGTTGGATGGGTTCGAAGTCTGCCGGAGGTTGCGGGCGCGGCTGAATATTCCTATTCTCATGCTGACGGCGCGCAAAGAAGAGATTGACCGAGTGTTGGGACTGGAAATAGGGGCTGACGACTACCTTACCAAACCTTTTAGTCCTAGGGAACTGGTGGCTCGGGTAAAAGCGATCTTACGAAGGAGCAATTGGACAAACAAGGAGACACGTCAGCTCAAGGTAGGCTACCTGGAACTGGAGCCGGAAAAGCACCGGGTGACCGTAAAAGGTATTCCGGTCAACCTGACCCTCAAAGAATTTGAGCTGCTGGAGCTCCTGGCGCGTAATCCCGGGCGGGTATTCAGCCGGGAAGAGTTGTTGGAAAAAGTGTGGGGTTATGATTATCCCGGAGAAACCCGCACTATCGATGTGCATATTCGTCATCTGCGGCAGAAAATTGAGGAAAACCCCAGTCAACCCCGTTACATCTTGACGGTGCGCGGGGTGGGATACAAGTTTGAGGAGCCGTTAGAATGCTGA
- the pnpS gene encoding two-component system histidine kinase PnpS: MLKSIRWKLTLTYLIVTVLATTAVGFSVLGPLERRATTSLQDKLLAEAKLIREVVGPELARNEYQAVGREVDRLGRSIDSRITVVAADGLVIGDSWENPSAMENHADRPEIQEALRGNMGTVTRYSRTLKTKMIYVAVPVERDGEIIGSVRVSVPLTEVQAMLGRFRRIVIGGIVFATLVVFTLSVQIGRSLSRPVEEINNAALKIARGNFQQKVYYRSQDEIGQLAQTINFMARSLKEKVEEISESRNRLETVLSHMSSGVVFLDPEGRIQLMNPAAEKMLRVSEEDSRGKHNLAVFRNYGLNEKVNEVMEKRSAITYEFTLVYPKKQVLEVNLAPVEGEQRQLLGVVAVFHDISELRRVEQVKSEFVANVSHELRTPVTSIKGFTETLLDGALEEPETARRFVTIIDKEASRLARLIEDLLELSLIESGKVPVRKKACRLGEVVEKTLAYMQPYIERKKLEIKIEIPETLQVMADMDALQQVLSNLIDNAVKYTPEGGAIIVSGERLGKEVKVTVRDTGTGISPQDLPRVFERFYRVDKARSRKQGGTGLGLAIVKHIVEAHGGKVGAESEMGKGSSFWFTLPDAQHG; this comes from the coding sequence ATGCTGAAAAGTATTCGCTGGAAACTCACCTTAACTTACCTTATAGTCACCGTTTTGGCTACTACGGCGGTGGGCTTTTCCGTGCTGGGACCGCTGGAGCGGCGGGCGACGACTTCCCTGCAGGATAAGCTGTTGGCCGAGGCCAAGCTGATCAGAGAAGTGGTAGGCCCGGAGTTGGCCCGGAATGAATACCAAGCGGTCGGGCGGGAGGTAGACCGACTGGGCCGTTCTATCGATTCCCGTATTACCGTCGTTGCCGCCGATGGTTTGGTGATTGGGGATTCCTGGGAAAACCCTTCCGCTATGGAGAACCATGCCGACCGGCCGGAAATACAGGAGGCGCTCCGGGGGAACATGGGAACTGTCACCCGTTACAGCCGCACTTTGAAAACGAAAATGATATATGTAGCGGTGCCGGTGGAAAGGGACGGGGAGATAATAGGGTCGGTGCGCGTTTCCGTTCCCCTTACCGAAGTCCAGGCTATGTTAGGGCGGTTCAGGCGAATAGTTATCGGCGGCATTGTTTTTGCCACTCTGGTTGTTTTTACTTTAAGCGTACAGATCGGCCGTTCTCTGTCCCGGCCGGTAGAGGAAATTAACAATGCCGCTCTGAAGATAGCCCGAGGTAATTTTCAACAGAAAGTATATTACCGGAGTCAAGATGAGATTGGTCAATTGGCCCAGACGATAAATTTTATGGCCCGCAGTTTAAAGGAAAAAGTGGAAGAAATTTCAGAAAGCCGGAATAGACTGGAAACTGTTTTGAGCCATATGAGTAGCGGGGTGGTGTTTTTAGACCCGGAGGGTAGAATCCAGCTTATGAATCCCGCGGCGGAAAAAATGCTCCGGGTAAGTGAGGAAGACAGCAGGGGAAAGCATAACCTGGCGGTCTTCAGGAACTACGGATTGAATGAAAAAGTAAATGAAGTTATGGAGAAGAGGAGCGCAATTACCTATGAGTTTACCCTGGTTTACCCGAAGAAGCAGGTCCTGGAAGTAAATCTGGCGCCGGTCGAGGGTGAACAACGACAACTCCTGGGGGTAGTGGCGGTATTCCATGATATCTCCGAGTTGCGCAGGGTGGAGCAGGTAAAAAGCGAGTTTGTAGCCAACGTGTCCCACGAGTTGCGTACGCCTGTTACCTCCATTAAGGGGTTCACAGAAACGCTGTTGGACGGAGCCCTGGAGGAACCGGAAACAGCACGCAGATTTGTAACCATTATTGACAAGGAGGCCTCCCGCCTGGCCAGGTTAATTGAGGATCTTTTGGAACTGTCGCTAATAGAATCGGGAAAGGTTCCGGTTAGAAAGAAGGCATGTCGTTTGGGTGAAGTGGTGGAAAAAACGCTGGCTTACATGCAGCCTTATATTGAACGCAAAAAGCTTGAAATCAAAATTGAGATTCCGGAAACGTTGCAGGTTATGGCCGATATGGATGCTCTGCAACAGGTGTTGAGTAATCTGATCGACAATGCCGTGAAATATACTCCTGAAGGAGGAGCAATTATCGTTAGCGGAGAGCGGCTGGGGAAAGAGGTGAAAGTTACCGTTCGAGATACGGGAACCGGAATATCACCTCAGGACCTCCCCAGGGTTTTTGAAAGGTTTTACCGCGTGGATAAAGCGCGCAGTCGAAAACAGGGGGGAACCGGCCTGGGGCTGGCTATTGTGAAACATATAGTTGAAGCGCATGGGGGTAAGGTCGGCGCGGAAAGCGAGATGGGAAAAGGTTCTAGCTTTTGGTTCACCCTACCCGACGCTCAGCACGGATAA
- a CDS encoding PstS family phosphate ABC transporter substrate-binding protein: protein MKKAVLWSGILLLAMAFLLTGCAKNTGESAETSFIQIKGSDTEVNLVQRLAESYMDKHPEIDIAVTGGGSGTGIAALIKGEVDIANSSRAIKDEEIEQAKANGVEPVAVAIAMDGLSVIIHADNPVEALTVEQIGKIFRGEITNWKEVGGPDMEISMYGRQSNSGTFVYFRDHVLKGDFSPKVKRMNGNAQIVESVKNDPAGIGYVGVGYVVGPEGKQVEGIKVIKVAKDENSPPATPLDPENVKNGSYPLARPLYQYVNGKPEGAVLEFIKYELSEEGQQIAVEEGFYPVNPEYAKLNEASLN from the coding sequence TTGAAAAAGGCGGTTTTATGGAGTGGGATTTTGTTGCTAGCTATGGCCTTTCTGCTTACCGGCTGTGCCAAGAATACCGGTGAAAGTGCAGAAACGAGCTTTATCCAGATCAAAGGTTCAGACACAGAGGTTAACCTAGTTCAACGGCTGGCGGAAAGTTACATGGACAAGCATCCTGAGATAGATATAGCCGTCACCGGTGGAGGTTCCGGAACGGGGATTGCAGCTTTGATTAAGGGTGAAGTAGATATTGCCAACTCATCTCGGGCGATTAAGGATGAAGAAATAGAGCAGGCAAAAGCCAATGGGGTAGAACCGGTAGCGGTGGCGATAGCCATGGACGGGCTTTCGGTTATAATCCATGCCGATAATCCGGTGGAAGCCCTTACGGTAGAACAAATCGGTAAGATTTTCCGCGGGGAGATTACCAACTGGAAAGAAGTTGGCGGGCCGGACATGGAAATCAGCATGTACGGGCGCCAGAGTAACTCCGGAACTTTCGTTTACTTCCGCGACCACGTTCTAAAAGGGGATTTTTCTCCGAAAGTTAAAAGGATGAACGGAAACGCCCAGATCGTGGAAAGCGTTAAGAACGACCCTGCCGGAATTGGTTATGTGGGAGTCGGCTATGTGGTTGGTCCGGAAGGCAAACAGGTAGAAGGCATTAAGGTCATAAAGGTGGCGAAAGATGAAAATTCTCCTCCGGCGACACCTCTTGACCCTGAAAATGTGAAGAACGGGTCTTACCCCCTGGCCAGGCCGCTGTACCAGTATGTCAACGGCAAGCCGGAAGGCGCGGTGCTGGAATTCATCAAGTATGAACTGAGCGAGGAAGGACAGCAGATAGCGGTAGAAGAAGGATTTTACCCGGTAAACCCGGAATATGCTAAGTTAAACGAGGCGAGTCTAAATTAA